The sequence TGTGCCGTCGCAGCCGCCAGAAGGGCTAGCGGAGGACGGCTACCAGGCGTGGACGCTGTGGCGACAAGCACCTAGACCCGGGGGTGGGCTCCACCACACGGGGCAGCAGCTAGACCAACAGAACGGGCCCCTCAGAGTGAGGgttcaggaagagaagggaatggcagagcgCACCCCAGTCTCCGTAGAGAAACCTAAAAGCTGTGCACCATCAAGGCCACTGTGATGAGACCTCAGACCCAGCGAGGACCGAGGTACTGGGAACTGGAGCGAAGGCTCCTGGTTACAAAGGGTGGCGAGCCTGGCAGAGCTGTGCTTGTGGACGGGGGCTGTGGGTGATGAGTCTAGCATCCAGCTGAAGCTGTCTCTGGGCAGAGTGGTGAAGGTGTGGCTTGGCTTCTCTTGGGTGTCTATCCTGGGGGTAGGGGGATGAGGGGAGATGAGCCCAGTGATCCTGACACAGGAAGAGAACACAGAGCAGGAACAAACGAGGTCAGCAAAGACGCCAGCAGAACCATGCAGAGGCCGGGCCTGTCCAGCCTTGACCGGGCCTCCAGAGGAGTGAGCAGGCACTCGGAATTGCCCTTTCCAGCAGAAGAGCTTTAGGAGCCATTCTGATCCAAGATTTTGCCAGCAAAACGGGAACAAGATGGGAAAAAATGCCTAGGTGGTGTGCGGGCCACGCCGGTCAGTGGCAGTGACTGCAGGCCCAGCCCAACCCTAAGCCCGGGGCACGCAGTACCTTGTAGGGGGAGATGTGCGTGTCCGGCGGGAAGGCCAGCATGCCCATGACCTGGCGGACCTCGTCCAGCTGGCTCCCCTCAGCCTGGCTGAAGTGCTTCCTCGCGTGTCTGGAAAGGCAAGCGCAGCCTGGAGACGTCTGCACTCCCACCGCCCCCACCCAGGCACCAGCTGCGCCTGCCCACACCTAGCCCGGGAGGGGCCCAGAAGCCTGCCCCGCACGTGGGGGGGTCCTACCTCACTGCATCCAGCCTCTTGTTCTGCCGGATGAGCTCAATGAACTCCTGGATCCTCAGGCTAAACTCCAGGCAGCTCTGAGGGTGAAGACAAGATAAGGACCAGCTTAGCCAGGCCCACCTGAAGCCACGTCCCGGCTCGAGGCCGCACGCACTGCTACAGAAGCTCGGCATTGCCGGGGAGGCAGGGCTGCTGCTGAAATCCTAATTTCAACCTGCCGCCAACACTTGCTGGGTCCTGACAGGCatggccccaccccagcccacatCTCTCAGGGCCAGGCCAGGGAGGGCCAGGCGGACATGGGGTGAGGAGCAGCAGGGGTGCTCCCAAGCTGCAGCTGGCTGCACGGACGCAACAGCCTGGTCAGCAGTCAGCACAGCGCCCGTGCCACTCCCTCCTACCCGCAGGCTTCCTCTTTCCAGCCCCGGGCCACACCGAGGGCTCCGGGGGGACGGAGCCCCGCATGAGGACCCTCTCACAGTGTGGGCCACGGCGACTCTGGGAATGAGCCAGCTCAGAGACCCTGGGTGGGCGGGGCCTCAGCACGTGGCCAGGACCGGGCGAAGATGCCAGAGGTGGGCAAGCAGGTCAGGGCCGGCTCCTGGAAGAGCCCAGGACGTGCCGCGGGTGCGAGGGCCCCGGGGCTGGGGCTGCTGTGCTGGGAGGCGGATGTGGCCCAGCTCCATCTGGGAGGCATCTGTCCCGAGGCTCGACAGGAGACCCGCGGGGATGCTAATATGGCCGCATCAGTGGGGTAGCTTGAAAGGAGCCAAGCGAACTTTGAAACCTTAGCAATATCAACCCAATTTGGGCTAAAACTCCTGCAGCTAGGGGTAGAGGGCAAGCAGGCAAAATTAACTTTTGTGACCTAAGATGAAAACCCTGGATTATTTTACCAAAAAACTAAGACTATAACATCTTCAGCATGGCTTCAGAAAACACTCAGTGTTTCCAACCAGAAAGAGTACATGGAGTACACAGCACGGAGGCCAAGCTCAGGACTTCCGCTCACTGTCGCGCCCAGTGCCCAGGCCCTGACACGGTATAAAGGCTGCCTCGTGCCTGCTGCTTCCACAAGTCTGCCAACCTCATGACTtgctccccgccccccagcctGGCGTACACACTGCGTTCTGGGGAAGCGCCTGGGCTGGAGGGACACTGGGAGGACACCCTCCATGagcccccagcctggccccaggCACACCAAGTGGAGCGCGGGCTGACCTGACTGCAGACCGTGCCGCCCGGTGTCAGGGGCACGGCAGAGGTGCAGAACCACTCACCTGGTACCCACACGTCCACTCCGCAGGGGCTCAGAAAAGGTGGTCTGCCTCCCTGCCCGAGCCCCCCTTCCCACCCTCTGTGCAGGGCACTGCGCCCTGGGCAGCTGTCTGTCCTGACCCCAAATGGGTGGGGCAGGGCGAGGGTGGCGTGGCAGGCGCCACATAAACCAGTGAAGAAAACCCGGCCCCTTTCAGAGGCCAGACGAGCAAGGCTGAGCCAGGGATGGAGGGGAGGGGCGCTGCCTGCCTCCCAGGGAATGATGACCACTTCCATTTGGGGCTCCCGGTCGCAGAGCATTACCAGTAAACCCTAGGTCAGCTCTATGAAACCGACCCATGGAAATGTGTCTCCTTATTTATGGTGGGTCTTTGCTCTCCAAGTTAACCCTCAGACAGTCTCCTGAGGGCGGACACACGCAGGTGTCCAGACTGGACAAGGCCTGACACCATCTGGTGAGCACATCACACACGACCTGAGAGGCTCTGCGCGCTCCCGTTCACAGCCCCACTGAGGCTGCAGACACAGCACGCACGCTGCCCCTGCTGGCCTGATGTGTCCAGAGACCCGCCTCAACTCACTACTTTGGAGGTATTTTCAATGACGGGAAATGCGGGTCTCAaagtttcttttctcatctagAGCCTCAGCATGGATCTGAAGGACCCCTGGCATCTGACATGGGCCCCCtgaccccccgcccccagcctgcACTTGTGATCAAGTACCGGCGCTCACGTGTGCCCACAAGGGGACAAGCTGGACAGAGCATGCACACCGGCTTGTGTTCAGCGGAACTCTGTACTGAACGCGTTCTGGCGCCCTCTCAGCTTCTGGACGCGCTTCTGGACAGCTACTTATGTTCCCTCCGGGTACGTGGCGAGACCACAGGAACGTGCCCTGGTGGGCTCGCCCCGCCAGCCCACCCCCTGGCAGGCAGGTGCAAGGCTCCCCGCTGCAACCCGACCCCCGTGGCGTGCCTGGCCAAGCAGCAGTGTTCTCGGGGAGGGAGCAGGGCTTGCAGAAACTGCCTGTTGCACCggaggcctgttttccttctgcCCTGGTTCCCGCCGAGCGCACAGCCGTGGGGGTGGAGCAGAGCGCGGGCGCGTGTTACATACCAATTCTGGCTTTCCTTTTATGGTTTCCATACCAAGATCCTCACTCTCTTTAGGGGAGCCACTGGCCACTCTACTTTTCCGTCCCGTCTTCGCGTCGTGCTCGCTTTGGCGGCCCTGAGTGGCAGAGAGTGTCACCCTTGGCTGGTGACTATGTGCACACGACAAGCTCAACGGGGCGGGGTTAAAGGCACTCGGTTTAGAACACAGTTTTTCTAATGGAGGCAGGAAAGGTTAATACAATCAAGCATTTCTGCAAGCCCTAAGGCGTTAACACCTTTCACGAAACAAGTTTAAATTCTGCAATTTATGTTTAAGTGTCTATTTTTTAAGCTGCTTCTGGGTCTTAAGAAAGGCTGTATTCGAGAATATCCCAGCCTGGAACTCTGCACCCTCACAGGCAGGCACCCACTCACTCCTTGCAGGGTGCCTTCCTAAGTCAGTGAGTGGGTGGGTAGGAGCTGGGCCCACCGGGCTCCAATCCCAGGCAGCACATGCGTGGTCCACACCATGTGCCTTCAGAACTTCACTCAACATCTGTCCAAACCACAATGCAGAGTGCCCTTTTGAGGATTTCCCCTAAAACCCAACACCACCCTCTTATATAACAACCCCAAACCCACACCAAACCCAACAAGCCCCCGTTATACATCCACACAACTCCGAAACAACAGGCTCTGGGGCAGGTGGCGCTGCCCCTCCCGACTCTGCAAGCTCTGCCCAGGCacgccccgccccctccaggaGCCCTGCCAGGTAGAGCCCCGCCCCGGCGCGGCCCCGCCCCCCGGGGAGCCCCGCCCCGGCGCAGCCCGCGCACCTTCATCTTGCGAAGCCTGGACTTGTTGTCATGGCACCAGGCCAGGCAGGTGGCAGTCTCGCGCCTCTCCAGGGACTCCTCCACCTCTTTGGCAGTCAGGAACATCTCGATGTTCACTAAATCCTGCAGTGAAGGGAGCCCTGGCTCAGAGTACTGGACCCCGGACCCGCCCAAGGCTGGACACGGCGCCCGGCAGTTGGCATCCCGCGCCTCCTCTCATGCGAACACCCTATCAGGTGCTGGGACACCCCGCCTCGGGCCGGGTCTGCACAGCACGCAGGCCTGGTGACAGCCCAGGTCCTGCCAGAACCTGGGGCCCCACCAGCTCTCACAGGGCCAACATATGGAGATCCCGGTGGTCCATACTCTCAATTTCTATGGGTTTTACTCTGCAGACTGATTTCAAGTTTAGGCTTTTGAGAAGGGGCAGCTGGGGGGGCTGCACGTCTCTTGCCTCTGCGGTCTGCTTCTCTCCCACCCCGAGGAGTGCCATCTGTGCAGGCCAGCCCAGTGCCGCTGAGCGAGAGGACCCCAGCAGAGCCAGGGACCCGCAGGGGCAAACCCACCCACTCGAGGGCACACCTGAGAAGTCCAGGGGGCGCGGTGGTGCCAGGAAgtgcggcggcgggggcggggggagacagGAAGCTTGGGGCCCAAGCAAGAGGTTGGAGTAGCCAGTGAGAAGGACCTCCCTGGCCACAATGGGCAGGTAATGGACGTTCTGACATGACAAATGAGGGGTCGCtggaagaaaatttcagaaagtgAATTTCTCTTCCCTCAGGCGCAGAGAAAATGACCAGCAGGTCGTTTTCTGTTAGCAGGTGGGAGGACTATCCAGCACACAACAGCCCCGGAACTCTCGTGTCTCGAGAGCCTCCACTTAGGCCTCGCGGCCATTTGGACCACAGAGCACAGGAGAGGACACCACCTCGCCCACGCTCTCTCGGCCAAGGCAGGCCACGCAGAACAGCTTGGAGCTCGCCACGGAGGTTCCGTGTGCAGCACCATAGCCAGGTCAAGCTCCGCGCGGGAGCTGTGCTGCAGAAGGACGCAGAGCCCTACTGGTGGCCACAGCACGAGGAAGGGATGCCTGTTCTACTTCAAGAGAAAGTCAGTGGAGGCGCACGGCCAACGATGTTGCCGTGAAACCAGGCACTCACAGCAAAATTAACAAGAGGCTCCACCCGCAGCCCCGGGAGGGACAGTGGCAGACCCTGGCTGGGGGCCTGCAAGACGTGCCCCCAACTGCCCCAGCCTGACCCCTCCTCAGCTCCACATCCCGACTGCCAGACAGCAGGACACGGTCAGAGAGGGCTGGAGCGTGGCCGGGCCAGCACCGGACTCCAAGGCTTCCCGCCACAGCCCGTGCTCCGCGCCCAGCTGCTCCCCCGGCTTCGCCCTGAGCACGGGGCTCAGGTGAGGAAGTGCCCTGTGGTTGTTCAGCCAGGACTCACTAATCCAGCCCTCGGCTCACCGCCCTCCCTACAGAGGGAGCCGTGTTCTGGTGCTGCTTCCTTGGCCGTCTCTGCACAGTCTTCTTTTTCCAGAATGTTTCCCGCTAGGCCACGGCTAGGCTGTCAGATGACACGctgtcttccttctctcctgtGTCCCGTCCTTTCCAGGCCTTTTCTAACTTGCAGGCGGTGGCCTCTCCTACCCACCCCGGGAGTCTAGCCTTTCCAAGCCTCTCCCTTTCCTGTGGACAGTCCTCTGATGACCATGGACCCTGGGTTGTGGGAGCCACTGTAAAAATGTTAAACCAGTCAGCCGAAAGTGAGCCACGGCAAGAGAGCATCACCCACGGCCCCTCCTGGGAGGCGCCACCATGGAGGTGGCTAACACGGGGCCACGGCTGACTCCACCAGGCTTCCTGCCCGCCACAGCCACCGGTGTGGCCCGTGCGCCCTTCCGTCTTCACTGTGTCTTTGGATGAGAAGGAGCCCCAGCACTACAGCCTGTTCCTGGGAGGCCTCGCCCACCCCAAGGCCAGGACGATGCCCTCCTGTGTCTGCTTCAGAAAGAGAGCTGCGTTTGTGCTCAGTGTGAGGCTGGGGGCTCCACGGGGAAACCCCTTCTGGGACTGGCTCCTAGACGTTCACGCCAACTGAccttcttctgaggcctctgccTGCCCCCCCGCTGCCCCTCTGCAGACAGGTGACCACCGGCCCCTGCTCACCTGCGCACTGCCCCTCTGCAGACAGGTGACCACCGGcccctgcccgccccccccccccccgctgccCCTCTCTGTGCCTTCACCACATCTGGTCTGGCTTCACGATTCTCCCCCATGGAGCACACCTGGGGGCCAGGAGGCACAGGGAGCTTGGGCCACACCAGCCAGCGTGGGTGGGTGAGCCAGGCCACGCCCTCGCAGGTGCAGGGGAGGGCGCAGGAGTGAAGCCTGACAGACGGACAGGCTGTGCCGAGGTGAGGCAGGGAGAGCCTGTGGTGAGGCGGAAGCTGGCATGGTGGGCAGGGGATCGGGCACCAGGGACCACTGGGCACCAAGCTGAGACTGGCAACTCTGTCATCCACAGCAGGAGCCTGGGCCCGGGCACACCCAGGCCCGGGGCTGGGGTGCAAATGGGAGGacgcccacccccaaccccccccaCGAGTGTATCAGCCACGTCGGAGGAAAGGCCTGGAGCTGTAACTAGGTGAGGACACGGAGCCCGTGGGAAGCAGCTGGGCCGGGCACGCTGCTGGGGACCCCAGGTACCTCCTGGGACGGGAGCAGGGTCACACACTGGGGTCTGGAGCCACAAGGGCCGAGCCCCGTCAGCCCCAGGTGGGAGCCACGCACGCTGGGTGGGGATGGAttgtggtgggggctggggggcctgAGGACACGGGGCGAGGAGACTCAGGCCGGGGGCCCCAAGTGCAGCAGAGAAGCCGGCTGGGGCGGGACCCGGGACGCAGAGACAAGGACACTGCCCTCAACAGAGGTGCTCCCGCCAGAAGCTCCAGTCATGGGAAGTGGGCATGTGGGGCGGCCATGCACTCCTGCCAGGCATGCCTGACTGTTATGCCTGCCGCAGTGAAGGCTTCCCCCAGGACACCTGGGTACCGCCGCCCCCAGCAAGCAGCCTGAAGGCTGGAGCACAGCACAGGTGGACCCGCAGAGGCCAGCGCAGGCCACGGACAGCCTGATCACCACCACACACGGCCTGGGGCATCGAGCGCTTCCACACCTGCACCCTGGGGCCACCACAAAGGGACTGACAGAAAGCACGCCCAGCCCAGAGAGAGGCTCACACACGAGGAGTGGGCACAGGAAGCCTCTGGCTTGGGGTGGCAGGTACAACCCCGTCCATACCCCTGTTACTCCAAGTCATCACGCGAGGGAGCggctgcctggctcaggacaCAGTGAGGGCCCCGTCCGTGCCCACCTCGATGCCGCTCTGGCGTGCCAGCTTCACGGCCGTGTTATAGTAGCCGCAGCGCAGCAGGTGCTCCACCATCATGCGGTCCATGCGCTTCCTCTTCCACACGCTGGCTGCCGCCGGCTGGTCACTGCTGTGCTCCTTGAGGTGCTCAATCCGGCGCTTGCACAGCTTGGCGCTCTCATCCTCCGCCTGGATGGACTCCACCGCCTGTGCCAGTCACAAGCACTCAGGATCTCCGGCTGCCCACTGGACCGCCCATGGGACTGCCACCGGACTCCCACCTGGACCGCCCACCGGACTCCCACCTGGACCACCCACCAGACTTCCACTGGACTCCCACCCGGCCCACCCGGACCACAGAAGGCTGGGCAGCAGGGAGGCCAGAGTGGGCAGCAGGCCCCTGGGCCgcacaggaggggaggggaggagctaCTGTTTCCAAGGCGAAGGTAGGGTCTATCCTTCCCCATAGGGATGTTACTTTCTGTTTTAGGTACTCAAGCTGCAGTGCCCGAAGCAGAGAACTTTACATATGTCCAGCTTCCCGGTTAATGAATCCACCTTGTCATTATAACctgagtttttctcttttataatacTTTCTCTAAAGGCTATTTAGTTCGGAATTAAGATGGCCAAGTGGCAGTGTTCTATGCCCGCTTATCACACAGCAGCCACTGGCGACCACCTGAAGTGTGGCTGTGGGACCCTGGCACCGGGTCCCTGACTTTTCCATGGGAACGTCAGTGGCACCGGCGGCTGGTGGCTACGCACTGGACATCATGTCCGGAGTCCTGGTCAGCCCTTGGCTGCTTCCAGCACATTCCACCGTCAAGACGTCAGCTGTCACGGTATTTGCTGTTCCTTGAAAAAGGAACTCTCCTCTACCTGCTTTTTTAGGTTCTTCAGTCTCACTGAGTGAAACTCCCAGGTAGGCTCATTTGCATTTATTGTGTTGAGGTCTCTGAGCTGCGGACCATCATTGAAAACCTCCCGGTCCCTCTCCCTGCACTCGGGGCCCACAGCAAGCTCTGCCCCACTTGCCAATCTCTCGCCCTCTTTTCATCTCTGTGCTGTATCCCAGCTCTTTAACTCTCCTTTTAGCTGGATCTGAttgttaaatgttaaaatatttgttgtaAGTAAAATCTgagtttttcatttatctttcttttcttgaatttttacTTGGTTGTTTTTAACTTCAAATCACTTACACTTTCTACTCCCTGCAGATATCTCCAAGCTGTTTTTTCATCCTTTAAACACAGTGAAGTGTGATATCTGCTAGTTTCTACCTCTGAAGTCTGTGTGGATCTCCTATTCCTGCTGAGTCTCCGTCATGGTGTCCTGTGTACCTGTCACCTACCACTGTGCTGGCTACTGTCGCAGAACAACCTGATGCTCAGATGGAAAGCAGCCTCCACCGGGGACAACCACCTTACCTCCACCGGAGGCCGGAGGCAGCAGCTGCTGGGACCACGCCTACCAGACGCAGGCTGGGGGCGGAGTCACGGCGCACAGTTTACAGGCTCTGACCCCGGGCGCCAACGCCTGCTGGGCAAGCCGCTTCTAGGCTCCCTCACTCGAGGTGCAGCATTCTTGCCATCAGACCCCCGCTCTTAACGGCCCGAGGCCCGGGCCAGGGAGGCCCTTGGCGGGGGCTCTCCCGAGGCAGCAGgggtccctggccttctgccccACCCAACCCCAGACCGCGTGTTCTCCAAACCTGATGATTCCTGTGTCATGAGCTCCTGATACTTttgataaaatgttttcaaatatctTATCTCACTTTGGGGGTATATCTACCATCCTCAGAAACAAGAAAGCCAATGTGCTGTTTTGAGGTGAAATGGTAGAAATAATAAACCTGCTCCCATCCTGGGCCCAGGACACGTGGAGGCAGGAACCGGAAGCGGGGTCGGGAAGCCAGCCGCCGCCAAAGCAAAACAGGGGGGACCACCCTCCGCCACAGCTCCCCGCAGGGCAGCCGGGAAAGGGAGCACTCGCGGATGCTGGCAGCTGGGGGGCAGGGACGGCGGCGCGGCCCGGGAGAGcactgaccttcctcttgaggaCGCTGAGCTTCTCCACCACACCGTCCAGGAGGCTGACCACAGAGTCCACAGCTGGACAGCCGCTCAGCGTCTTCTCCAGCTCAGCCACAACCATGGTGACGTGGCTCGTCTCGCGGTCGATGTTCTTCTGCGCGGCGCGGAAGCGCTTGTTCAGCGTCTCGTAGGGTACCTGTGGGAGATGGAAAGCCGCTGCGTCCGCGCCCCCGGCGGGCAGGGCGCTTGTGTCTCCTCTAAAACCTGCCTGAGCCCACAAAAGGCCCATGTGAGCGAGGGTCACCTGTGTTCCCAGGCAAGGACACAAAGGCTGACATGCGCCCAACCCATGTGAGACGCAGGGCAGCCTCCACTCTCCCCAGAAACCTCCCTGTGCTGGAGAACAGAAGCGCCCCTAAGTTCATCTAGAACAACACAAAGTTAAGGAAAAGACCAAAAAGCAGAGCCACGCTAGGGGCGGGAAAGCCCACAACGGCCCTGTGCTGGCCCTGGTGCAGCGGCTGGGACGCTGATGAGGCCAGGAGCACGGACAGGAAGCAGCCCCTTGGACGCGTCAGTCAGGAAAGCGGAGGCAGGAGAGGACGGGCAGATGGACATTCAGAGGATGCCCGTTCCCCAGAAGACAGGACGGCAGGCAACCCACGAAGTGCCACTGAAGTCACCGCACCCTGGGGACTCCAAGAGGGACTCCCCACCAAGAGCGGGGCTCCCCGCCGGCACATGCTGCTCACAGGGCGGGTCTCTGGGGAGCTATGCAGAGGCTGCCCCAAACCCGCCCTGCCCGGGGCAAGGACTGCTTGCGGGGGCCCTGCCGGCGGCCCAGACGCTCAGGAGGAACCAATCCTGAGCCAGGCGCTGTGCTGGGCAGGCAGGAGACGGGGCCTGACCCagagcctgggcttcccaggagcaGAGATCCCCGGGTGATGGCGGGGCCTGGCCAGGAGACCGGGAGACCCGGGAAGGCCACCACCCGCATGCCCTGGCTGCCACTCCCACTCAACATGGAAACACGGCTGCCCGCACCTCGGCTTTCACCAGCGGGAAGCTGAGCCAACCCACCGGGCCTCCGGCTCCCTGATGACTGTGGGCGGGGTGGTGGCTCTCAAaacacaactgagctacgagCGCAGGCCCAGCGGACACGGGCAATGGCCTGACAGGCTGTTCAGGCCCCTGCTAGCGGTGGACGGCACGGGCCCCCTGTGCAGACCACTGACTGGTCCCCTGGTCCACCCCGCACACGGCCGCCCCCTCTGGACTCAGTACTCCTGTAAGCAAAGTGGAGGCTCCTGAGGAGCCCACTGCTCAGGAGGTGACCACTCACGCAGCACCGTGCACCAGCACCCAACACAGAACCGGGCTCGAGGCAGACGAGCCCAGTGACTCAGCCCCTCCGTGGAGGGTGTGCCCCGCCTCCAGATGCGATTTCTGGAGGGAGCAGGCACACCTGGCCTCCAACCACTGCCTGCGGGAGACCAGActcggagggggtggggggtgtctcTGCAAGGGGACGCGCGGCAGGCAGAGCCCCCAAGACCACACGACGCCCACACGGGGGAAGACGCCTCAGGGTGCTGAGCAGCCTGGGATCTGCGACCCGGCCCCGCCACTAAGCAGCCTGCAAGGTAAGAGCATGCGAGACGCCGTGGGGGCGCAGGGCAGGGGCTGGCGGGGGCATCACTGACAACAGCAAACCCCCTTCGAGAACCCGGGCAGTATGCTAGACCCAAGGGGCATGCTGGCCCCACTGCGTGACAGAGTGAGTGTTCGGCCCCAGGCCCGCCCGGCCTGTGCCCCAGGGACCCCCGCCCTGCCTGCTGTGCCCCAGGGACCCCcgccctgcctcctgcccctggACCCGGGGACCAGTCAGTGGTCTGCCCCAGGGACCCCTGCCTGGCAATGTGCCCCAGGGATCCCACCCAGCAGCTGTGCCCCAGggaccaccctccccccaccccggcacTCAGGGGCCACACACGCCCAGTGCTGAGTGCTCCAGTCCCCCTTCTGCCACCCAGGCCTCCCACGGACCCAGCCTCCCTCCCCGTCACCCCTTCACAAGCTCCTGGACCCACGTCCTTTCCGGGACACCAGGCCACCCAGGCTTTGCCTCTCCCACTGTCCCCAACTGTCCTGTCAGCAGCAGCGCCACAGGCGCCTTCCTGAAGGGCTTTTGCCAAAAGAAGGGATAGAATTTCAGAAATGCTGCAGACTAAACCACTCTAAAGTATCACTGAGAACAAGGCAAAACTGAGATGCTTTCAGAACGGCGAGACTCCAGGCTTAGCTGCCAAATCCTCTGGCAGGAGAATTACTCAGAGACAGTCCTGGTGCAGACAACAAAAAAATCatggagacgcaagagacagcAGTGAGGGTGGAAACCAGGGAAGAGCCAGACCCAAGAGGCGCCGCCGCTCGACATGCGCCCAGACTCCAGGAGGAGGCGCTGCTCCTCGACACGCTCCCAGCAGGACAGGCGGCAGAGACGGGATGAGCAACATTCAACTTTAGAACTTCCGTGAAACCAAAGAAACCACCatcagaaggaaaaggcaacctagGAACAGGAGGAAATGTGTGTGAACCATAGGACCTAGCTGCGTGAGGAGCCTGACAACCCCCATGACAGACAGACAAGAACAGGCtaaaaaacaggcaaaggacCAGAACTGACACTTCTCTGAAGCAGACAGACACCGCCCCGACATGTGAGCGCGGGCGCTCAGCCCCTCCGCTGTCGGGGCGACGCCCCCCAAGCCTCCCAGAGTGCGCACACCTGGGACCTGCAGAGGGGCAGTGCTGGGGGCGTGCGGTCCCCCTGCCCTGGGTCCCTCCTCCAGGACCGGGAGGCACACGTGTGCTGTGGCCAGCAGATCATCGGAAGCTGACGAGAGGGGCGCTGAGCTCCGTGCACAACAGCCCTGCTGGACGCTCAGGAACGATGAAGATGGTCACCTGGtttttaccacagtaaaaaaagATTCTGAATGATTTTGTTAACATACGGACAGTGGTGCCTGATTCAAAGCACTGGTCCAGGGAGGCTCGGAGACCAAGGAGAGGTGGACCTGGTGGGAACCCACGGGCATAGTCTGTGTGGCCAAGCAAGGAGGCAGGGCGATTCAGGGCAGAGGACCAACCACGTCCGCAGCAGAGGCACCGGGACGGACCCCACATGCAGAGGGCCAACCTGCGCCTCATACAATCTGCGGATTTCCTGGAAAGGGACCGCAGATGGAAGCGTGGACGCTAAAACTGTAAGGTGCCCAGCGGGAATACACAGGGTGAGACTTCCTGGCCCTCAGGGAAAGCTCTCCCGCAGGGGTAAAGACAGCACCAGCTGTAAAAGAAATCAACTAGTCGGTCTTTATCCAAACCAGGATTTCTGCCTTTCAAAAGGCAATTAAGGAATAAGGACAATTTACAGTAAGCCGCGTCgctttctattttacaaattTCTGACATATAATTCAGACACCATAAAATTTACCTTTGTAACTCAAGTATACAACCCAGTGGTGTTTACAATGATCGCAAGGCCATGCAACCATCAACACCATCTACTTTCAGAACATTCTCATCACCCCAAAACAGAAACGCCTGCCTACAGAATTCTTGCTCCCAGTCAAGGAACCAGCCAGGGATCTCCCGTCTACCTGAACGGACCTGCCTGTGCTGGACACTTCGTATCAGTGTAACACATAATATCCTCTGTGGCCCTTCATGTCTGGCCTTTTAACCGAGCGACACGTTTCCAGGGTTCGGTCTGACGCAGCGTGCGCGTCACTCCTTTTCACGGCTGAATGGCGTTCCCTTATGGGACCCACATTCGTGTCTGTACTGGTAGCGAGATGGACACTCAGGCTGCGTCCACTTTCAGAGCGATGCCGGCACAGGTTTTGCATGGGCATGTTTGCATTTCTCTCAGAggggaactgctgggtcatatgatgacTGTTTAACCGGACGGCTTTCCTCAGCGGTCGCACCATTTTACACTCCTTA comes from Bubalus kerabau isolate K-KA32 ecotype Philippines breed swamp buffalo chromosome 7, PCC_UOA_SB_1v2, whole genome shotgun sequence and encodes:
- the MAEA gene encoding E3 ubiquitin-protein transferase MAEA isoform X1 — its product is MAVQESAAQLSMTLKVQEYPTLKVPYETLNKRFRAAQKNIDRETSHVTMVVAELEKTLSGCPAVDSVVSLLDGVVEKLSVLKRKAVESIQAEDESAKLCKRRIEHLKEHSSDQPAAASVWKRKRMDRMMVEHLLRCGYYNTAVKLARQSGIEDLVNIEMFLTAKEVEESLERRETATCLAWCHDNKSRLRKMKGRQSEHDAKTGRKSRVASGSPKESEDLGMETIKGKPELSCLEFSLRIQEFIELIRQNKRLDAVRHARKHFSQAEGSQLDEVRQVMGMLAFPPDTHISPYKDLLDPARWRMLIQQFRYDNYRLHQLGNNSVFTLTLQAGLSAIKTPQCYKEDGSSRSPDCPVCSRSLNKLAQPLPMAHCANSRLVCKISGDVMNENNPPMMLPNGYVYGYNSLLSIRQDDKVVCPRTKEVFHFSQAEKVYIM
- the MAEA gene encoding E3 ubiquitin-protein transferase MAEA isoform X2 encodes the protein MAVQESAAQLSMTLKVQEYPTLKVPYETLNKRFRAAQKNIDRETSHVTMVVAELEKTLSGCPAVDSVVSLLDGVVEKLSVLKRKAVESIQAEDESAKLCKRRIEHLKEHSSDQPAAASVWKRKRMDRMMVEHLLRCGYYNTAVKLARQSGIEDLVNIEMFLTAKEVEESLERRETATCLAWCHDNKSRLRKMKSCLEFSLRIQEFIELIRQNKRLDAVRHARKHFSQAEGSQLDEVRQVMGMLAFPPDTHISPYKDLLDPARWRMLIQQFRYDNYRLHQLGNNSVFTLTLQAGLSAIKTPQCYKEDGSSRSPDCPVCSRSLNKLAQPLPMAHCANSRLVCKISGDVMNENNPPMMLPNGYVYGYNSLLSIRQDDKVVCPRTKEVFHFSQAEKVYIM
- the MAEA gene encoding E3 ubiquitin-protein transferase MAEA isoform X3 translates to MVVAELEKTLSGCPAVDSVVSLLDGVVEKLSVLKRKAVESIQAEDESAKLCKRRIEHLKEHSSDQPAAASVWKRKRMDRMMVEHLLRCGYYNTAVKLARQSGIEDLVNIEMFLTAKEVEESLERRETATCLAWCHDNKSRLRKMKGRQSEHDAKTGRKSRVASGSPKESEDLGMETIKGKPELSCLEFSLRIQEFIELIRQNKRLDAVRHARKHFSQAEGSQLDEVRQVMGMLAFPPDTHISPYKDLLDPARWRMLIQQFRYDNYRLHQLGNNSVFTLTLQAGLSAIKTPQCYKEDGSSRSPDCPVCSRSLNKLAQPLPMAHCANSRLVCKISGDVMNENNPPMMLPNGYVYGYNSLLSIRQDDKVVCPRTKEVFHFSQAEKVYIM